In Astatotilapia calliptera chromosome 23, fAstCal1.2, whole genome shotgun sequence, a genomic segment contains:
- the LOC113016405 gene encoding E3 ubiquitin-protein ligase RNF126: MMAEAPPWPSRFFCHRCSAEINPRLPEYTCPRCESGFIEELLEERSADNGSMSTISSGPQNQQPFENADQHLFTFPSGYGQFALGVFDDSFDFGAGLTTEDNRDAENRREREAASRQRYGARQPRSRHGSRRQAGRHEGVPTLEGIIQQLVNGIIAPTAMPNIGVGPWGVLHSNPMDYAWGANGLDAIITQLLNQFENTGPPPADRDKIKSLPTVQITDEHVASGLECPVCKEDYSVGENVRQLPCNHMFHNDCIVPWLEQHDTCPVCRKSLSGQNTATNPPELSGMNFTSSSSSSSSSSSSSTPQSSSSTSNENSTDNS; the protein is encoded by the exons ATGATGGCTGAAGCTCCTCCATGGCCCAGCCGGTTTTTCTGTCATAGATGCTCAGCAGAGATCAATCCTCGGCTTCCC GAGTATACATGTCCAAGATGTGAGTCAGGGTTTATTGAAGAACTGCTGGAAGAAAGAAG TGCTGACAATGGCTCCATGTCTACCATCTCCAGCGGGCCCCAGAATCAACAACCATTTGAG AATGCGGACCAGCACCTGTTTACATTCCCTTCAGGCTATGGCCAGTTTGCCCTGGGTGTCTTTGATGATAGCTTTGACTTTGGGGCTGGACTCACAACAGAGGATAACAGGGATGCTGAAAACCGTCGGGAAAGGGAAGCTGCATCTCGGCAACGATATGGTGCCAGGCAACCAAGAAGTCGCCATGGTTCAAGACGACAAGCAGGGAGACACGAGGGAGTTCCCACTTTAGAGGG AATCATTCAGCAGCTAGTAAATGGAATAATTGCACCTACGGCAATGCCAAACATTGGTGTTGGACCCTG GGGTGTTCTTCACTCAAATCCTATGGACTATGCCTGGGGTGCTAATGGATTAGATGCTATTATAACACAG TTATTAAATCAGTTTGAGAATAcaggaccaccacctgctgatagagataaaataaaaagtcttcCTACAGTACAAATTACAGATGAGCATGTTG CTTCAGGACTGGAATGTCCAGTGTGTAAAGAAGATTACAGTGTTGGTGAAAATGTGAGGCAGCTCCCATGCAATCACATGTTTCACAATGATTGCATAGTCCCTTGGTTGGAACAG CATGACACTTGTCCAGTGTGCAGGAAAAGCTTGAGTGGACAGAACACAGCAACAAACCCTCCAGAACTATCAGGGATGAATtttacctcctcctcttcctcctcctcctcatcatcatcctcctcaACACCCCAGTCCTCAAGTTCAACCAGCAATGAGAACTCCACAGATAATTCGTAG
- the fstl3 gene encoding follistatin-related protein 3, translated as MNVLISVLGVILAFCQIGRNPVSAGMCWLQQSQDQRCDMVLMRGVTREECCAGGRLDTAWSNTSLPMNEVSLLGFLGIVSCKPCKETCEGVRCGPGKVCKMKTGRPQCVCSPDCSHITRRHPVCGSDGKTYKDECSLLMARCMGHPDLEVMYHGECRKSCSSVVCPGTHTCVTDQTNSAHCVMCRTAPCPIPMPSEHRICGNDNVTYPSACHLRRATCFLGRSIGVRHYGHCNSPSRKFHILDGSEENAV; from the exons ATGAACGTTTTGATTTCAGTTTTGGGGGTGATTCTCGCTTTCTGTCAGATTGGGAGGAATCCTGTTAGTG CTGGGATGTGCTGGCTGCAGCAGAGTCAAGATCAAAGGTGCGACATGGTGCTGATGAGAGGGGTGACCAGGGAGGAGTGCTGTGCCGGGGGACGCCTGGACACAGCGTGGTCCAACACCAGCCTGCCCATGAATGAAGTCAGCCTGCTGGGCTTCCTGGGTATTGTCTCCTGTAAACCATGCAAAG AGACATGTGAGGGAGTCAGATGTGGTCCCGGGAAAGTTTGCAAGATGAAGACAGGAAGGCCTCAGTGTGTTTGCTCTCCAGACTGCTCTCACATTACCCGGAGGCATCCTGTGTGTGGCAGCGATGGGAAGACATATAAGGATGAGTGTTCTCTGCTTATGGCGCGCTGTATGGGACACCCAGACCTTGAGGTCATGTACCACGGAGAGTGCAGAA AGTCGTGCTCCAGTGTTGTGTGTCCAGGAACTCACACCTGTGTGACCGACCAGACCAACAGTGCTCACTGCGTCATGTGCCGCACTGCACCTTGCCCAATACCCATGCCGTCTGAGCACCGTATCTGTGGTAATGACAACGTCACTTACCCAAGCGCCTGCCACCTCCGCCGGGCTACCTGCTTCCTCGGCCGCTCCATAGGAGTCCGCCACTATGGGCACTGCAACA GTCCATCTCGGAAATTTCACATCTTGGATGGCAGTGAGGAAAACGCAGTCTAG